A section of the Saccopteryx leptura isolate mSacLep1 chromosome 4, mSacLep1_pri_phased_curated, whole genome shotgun sequence genome encodes:
- the PHKG2 gene encoding phosphorylase b kinase gamma catalytic chain, liver/testis isoform produces MTLDVGPEDELPDWAAAKEFYQKYDPKDVIGRGVSSVVRRCVHRATGHEFAVKIMEVTAERLSPEQLEEVREATRRETHILRQVAGHPHIITLIDSYESSSFMFLVFDLMRKGELFDYLTEKVVLSEKESRSIMRSLLEAVSFLHANNIVHRDLKPENILLDDNMQIRLSDFGFSCHLEPGEKLRELCGTPGYLAPEILKCSMDETHLGYGKEVDLWACGVILFTLLAGSPPFWHRRQILMLRMIMEGQYQFSSPEWDDRSNTVKDLISRLLQVDPEKRWTAEQALQHPFFERCEGSQPWNLTPRQRFRVAVWTVLAAGRVALSTHHARPLTKTALLRDPYALRPVRRLIDSCAFRLYGHWVKKGEQQNRAALFQHRPPGPFPVMSPEEEGDSAAVTEDEAMLALG; encoded by the exons AGGAGTGAGCTCTGTGGTCCGCCGTTGTGTCCATCGCGCTACTGGCCATGAGTTTGCAGTGAAAATCATGGAGGTGACGGCTGAGCGACTGAGCCCCGAGCAGCTGGAGGAGGTGCGGGAAGCCACGCGTCGAGAGACACACATCCTTCGCCAGGTCGCTGGCCACCCCCACATCA TCACTCTCATCGATTCCTACGAGTCTTCTAGCTTCATGTTCCTGGTGTTTGACCT GATGCGGAAGGGAGAGCTGTTCGACTATCTCACAGAGAAGGTGGTGCTCTCCGAGAAGGAAAGCAG GTCCATCATGAGGTCTCTGCTGGAAGCAGTGAGCTTTCTCCATGCCAACAACATTGTGCACCGAGATCTGAAGCCCGAGAACATACTCCTGGATGACAATATGCAGATCCGGCTTTCAGATTTTGGGTTCTCCTGCCACTTGGAACCTGGCGAGAAGCTGCGAG AGTTGTGTGGGACCCCAGGATATCTAGCACCAGAGATCCTTAAGTGCTCCATGGATGAAACCCACCTGGGCTATGGCAAGGAGGTCGACCT CTGGGCCTGCGGGGTGATCTTGTTCACACTCCTGGCTGGCTCGCCGCCGTTCTGGCACCGGCGGCAGATTCTGATGCTACGCATGATCATGGAAGGCCAGTACCAGTTCAGTTCCCCCGAGTGGGATGACCGGTCAAACACTGTCAAAGACCTG ATTTCAAGGCTGCTGCAGGTGGATCCTGAGAAGCGTTGGACAGCTGAGCAAGCCCTACAGCACCCCTTCTTTGAGCGTTGTGAAGGCAGCCAGCCCTGGAACCTCACCCCCCGACAGCGGTTCCGG GTGGCAGTGTGGACAGTGCTGGCTGCTGGACGAGTGGCCTTAAGCACCCACCATGCACGGCCGCTGACCAAGACGGCGCTGTTGAGGGACCCCTACGCACTGCGGCCCGTCCGGCGCCTCATTGACAGCTGCGCCTTCCGGCTCTATGGGCACTGGGTGAAGAAGGGCGAGCAGCAGAACCGGGCAGCTCTCTTCCAGCATCGGCCCCCTGGGCCTTTCCCTGTCATGAGCCCCGAGGAGGAGGGAGACTCAGCTGCTGTCACCGAGGACGAGGCCATGCTGGCGCTGGGCTAG
- the CFAP119 gene encoding cilia- and flagella-associated protein 119 isoform X2 gives MQSELEEPSEVRREPKKDLSSVDEPATPMGTNVWTESGTAASVKEDEDPTASLFPPPLPQPRICMWKYLDIHSMHRLEKTANIEEMREVLAQLLGLGWPEPSLRDAITLDLFSHALIFCREQGFSLEQTSTACALLQDLHKACVATPLGNVEECYRYFTSVLFCHGVRRPPFSINLFEEEQLLALADYVVNTYFRHFKLYKYVFTPQVRLDLSLTYKGLQAPTLWPEDETEKEGGEEAEEQAVTLLQEKPETVVEPQQEPSQTSILRDYIKTQLNKKLGQLQELVEERFKASEERLGGKLTALEQPFQPPPGKGKNKTK, from the exons ATGCAGTCGGAACTTGAAGAACCCTCCGAAGTGCGGCGGGAACCCAAGAAGGACCTCAGCTCAGTGGATGAACCAGCCACGCCTATGGGAACAAATGTGTGGACCGAGTCCGGCACCGCGGCCTCGGTGAAAGAGGATGAAGATCCTACAGCCAGCTTGTTCCCG CCTCCGCTGCCCCAGCCCCGGATCTGCATGTG GAAATACCTGGACATCCATTCCATGCACAGGCTGGAGAAGACCGCCAACATTGAGGAGATGAGGGA GGTTCTGGCTCAGCTACTGGGGCTAGGCTGGCCCGAGCCGAGCCTGAGAGATGCCATCACCCTGGACCTCTTCTCCCACGCACTCATCTTCTGCCGCGAGCAGGGCTTCTCACTGGAGCAGACATCAACGGCTTGTGCCCTGCTCCAAGATCTTCACAAGGCCTGTGTTG CAACCCCGTTGGGCAATGTGGAGGAATGCTACCGCTACTTCACCAGTGTCCTTTTTTGCCACGGAGTCAGG CGGCCCCCCTTCAGTATCAACCTTTTTGAGGAGGAACAGCTGCTGGCCCTGGCAGATTATGTGGTCAACACCTACTTCCGCCACTTCAAGCTCTACAAATACGTCTTTACACCACAG gTGCGGCTGGATTTATCTTTGACTTATAAGGGGCTCCAGGCCCCCACGCTCTGGCCAGAGGATGAGACAG agaaagaaggtggtgaggaggcagaggagcaggCAGTCACCCTGCTGCAGGAGAAACCCGAGACAGTAGTTGAGCCTCAGCAAGAGCCAA GCCAGACCTCCATCCTCCGAGACTACATCAAGACCCAGCTCAACAAGAAGCTGGGACAGCTCCAAGAGCTGGTGGAGGAGCGCTTCAAGGCCAGCGAGGAGAGGCTCGGCGGCAAGCTGACCGCGCTGGAGCAGCCCTTCCAGCCACCTCCGGGCAAAGGCAAGAATAAGACCAAGTGa
- the CFAP119 gene encoding cilia- and flagella-associated protein 119 isoform X3, with amino-acid sequence MQSELEEPSEVRREPKKDLSSVDEPATPMGTNVWTESGTAASVKEDEDPTASLFPPPLPQPRICMWVLAQLLGLGWPEPSLRDAITLDLFSHALIFCREQGFSLEQTSTACALLQDLHKACVATPLGNVEECYRYFTSVLFCHGVRRPPFSINLFEEEQLLALADYVVNTYFRHFKLYKYVFTPQVRLDLSLTYKGLQAPTLWPEDETEKEGGEEAEEQAVTLLQEKPETVVEPQQEPSEDLRERGPRDSGQVPDLHPPRLHQDPAQQEAGTAPRAGGGALQGQRGEARRQADRAGAALPATSGQRQE; translated from the exons ATGCAGTCGGAACTTGAAGAACCCTCCGAAGTGCGGCGGGAACCCAAGAAGGACCTCAGCTCAGTGGATGAACCAGCCACGCCTATGGGAACAAATGTGTGGACCGAGTCCGGCACCGCGGCCTCGGTGAAAGAGGATGAAGATCCTACAGCCAGCTTGTTCCCG CCTCCGCTGCCCCAGCCCCGGATCTGCATGTG GGTTCTGGCTCAGCTACTGGGGCTAGGCTGGCCCGAGCCGAGCCTGAGAGATGCCATCACCCTGGACCTCTTCTCCCACGCACTCATCTTCTGCCGCGAGCAGGGCTTCTCACTGGAGCAGACATCAACGGCTTGTGCCCTGCTCCAAGATCTTCACAAGGCCTGTGTTG CAACCCCGTTGGGCAATGTGGAGGAATGCTACCGCTACTTCACCAGTGTCCTTTTTTGCCACGGAGTCAGG CGGCCCCCCTTCAGTATCAACCTTTTTGAGGAGGAACAGCTGCTGGCCCTGGCAGATTATGTGGTCAACACCTACTTCCGCCACTTCAAGCTCTACAAATACGTCTTTACACCACAG gTGCGGCTGGATTTATCTTTGACTTATAAGGGGCTCCAGGCCCCCACGCTCTGGCCAGAGGATGAGACAG agaaagaaggtggtgaggaggcagaggagcaggCAGTCACCCTGCTGCAGGAGAAACCCGAGACAGTAGTTGAGCCTCAGCAAGAGCCAAGTGAGGACCTTCGGGAGCGAGGGCCCCGTGACTCTGGGCAGGT GCCAGACCTCCATCCTCCGAGACTACATCAAGACCCAGCTCAACAAGAAGCTGGGACAGCTCCAAGAGCTGGTGGAGGAGCGCTTCAAGGCCAGCGAGGAGAGGCTCGGCGGCAAGCTGACCGCGCTGGAGCAGCCCTTCCAGCCACCTCCGGGCAAAGGCAAGAATAA
- the CFAP119 gene encoding cilia- and flagella-associated protein 119 isoform X1, which yields MQSELEEPSEVRREPKKDLSSVDEPATPMGTNVWTESGTAASVKEDEDPTASLFPPPLPQPRICMWKYLDIHSMHRLEKTANIEEMREVLAQLLGLGWPEPSLRDAITLDLFSHALIFCREQGFSLEQTSTACALLQDLHKACVATPLGNVEECYRYFTSVLFCHGVRRPPFSINLFEEEQLLALADYVVNTYFRHFKLYKYVFTPQVRLDLSLTYKGLQAPTLWPEDETEKEGGEEAEEQAVTLLQEKPETVVEPQQEPSEDLRERGPRDSGQVPDLHPPRLHQDPAQQEAGTAPRAGGGALQGQRGEARRQADRAGAALPATSGQRQE from the exons ATGCAGTCGGAACTTGAAGAACCCTCCGAAGTGCGGCGGGAACCCAAGAAGGACCTCAGCTCAGTGGATGAACCAGCCACGCCTATGGGAACAAATGTGTGGACCGAGTCCGGCACCGCGGCCTCGGTGAAAGAGGATGAAGATCCTACAGCCAGCTTGTTCCCG CCTCCGCTGCCCCAGCCCCGGATCTGCATGTG GAAATACCTGGACATCCATTCCATGCACAGGCTGGAGAAGACCGCCAACATTGAGGAGATGAGGGA GGTTCTGGCTCAGCTACTGGGGCTAGGCTGGCCCGAGCCGAGCCTGAGAGATGCCATCACCCTGGACCTCTTCTCCCACGCACTCATCTTCTGCCGCGAGCAGGGCTTCTCACTGGAGCAGACATCAACGGCTTGTGCCCTGCTCCAAGATCTTCACAAGGCCTGTGTTG CAACCCCGTTGGGCAATGTGGAGGAATGCTACCGCTACTTCACCAGTGTCCTTTTTTGCCACGGAGTCAGG CGGCCCCCCTTCAGTATCAACCTTTTTGAGGAGGAACAGCTGCTGGCCCTGGCAGATTATGTGGTCAACACCTACTTCCGCCACTTCAAGCTCTACAAATACGTCTTTACACCACAG gTGCGGCTGGATTTATCTTTGACTTATAAGGGGCTCCAGGCCCCCACGCTCTGGCCAGAGGATGAGACAG agaaagaaggtggtgaggaggcagaggagcaggCAGTCACCCTGCTGCAGGAGAAACCCGAGACAGTAGTTGAGCCTCAGCAAGAGCCAAGTGAGGACCTTCGGGAGCGAGGGCCCCGTGACTCTGGGCAGGT GCCAGACCTCCATCCTCCGAGACTACATCAAGACCCAGCTCAACAAGAAGCTGGGACAGCTCCAAGAGCTGGTGGAGGAGCGCTTCAAGGCCAGCGAGGAGAGGCTCGGCGGCAAGCTGACCGCGCTGGAGCAGCCCTTCCAGCCACCTCCGGGCAAAGGCAAGAATAA
- the CFAP119 gene encoding cilia- and flagella-associated protein 119 isoform X4 translates to MWKYLDIHSMHRLEKTANIEEMREVLAQLLGLGWPEPSLRDAITLDLFSHALIFCREQGFSLEQTSTACALLQDLHKACVATPLGNVEECYRYFTSVLFCHGVRRPPFSINLFEEEQLLALADYVVNTYFRHFKLYKYVFTPQVRLDLSLTYKGLQAPTLWPEDETEKEGGEEAEEQAVTLLQEKPETVVEPQQEPSEDLRERGPRDSGQVPDLHPPRLHQDPAQQEAGTAPRAGGGALQGQRGEARRQADRAGAALPATSGQRQE, encoded by the exons ATGTG GAAATACCTGGACATCCATTCCATGCACAGGCTGGAGAAGACCGCCAACATTGAGGAGATGAGGGA GGTTCTGGCTCAGCTACTGGGGCTAGGCTGGCCCGAGCCGAGCCTGAGAGATGCCATCACCCTGGACCTCTTCTCCCACGCACTCATCTTCTGCCGCGAGCAGGGCTTCTCACTGGAGCAGACATCAACGGCTTGTGCCCTGCTCCAAGATCTTCACAAGGCCTGTGTTG CAACCCCGTTGGGCAATGTGGAGGAATGCTACCGCTACTTCACCAGTGTCCTTTTTTGCCACGGAGTCAGG CGGCCCCCCTTCAGTATCAACCTTTTTGAGGAGGAACAGCTGCTGGCCCTGGCAGATTATGTGGTCAACACCTACTTCCGCCACTTCAAGCTCTACAAATACGTCTTTACACCACAG gTGCGGCTGGATTTATCTTTGACTTATAAGGGGCTCCAGGCCCCCACGCTCTGGCCAGAGGATGAGACAG agaaagaaggtggtgaggaggcagaggagcaggCAGTCACCCTGCTGCAGGAGAAACCCGAGACAGTAGTTGAGCCTCAGCAAGAGCCAAGTGAGGACCTTCGGGAGCGAGGGCCCCGTGACTCTGGGCAGGT GCCAGACCTCCATCCTCCGAGACTACATCAAGACCCAGCTCAACAAGAAGCTGGGACAGCTCCAAGAGCTGGTGGAGGAGCGCTTCAAGGCCAGCGAGGAGAGGCTCGGCGGCAAGCTGACCGCGCTGGAGCAGCCCTTCCAGCCACCTCCGGGCAAAGGCAAGAATAA